The following are encoded together in the Gadus chalcogrammus isolate NIFS_2021 chromosome 2, NIFS_Gcha_1.0, whole genome shotgun sequence genome:
- the LOC130403667 gene encoding ceramide synthase-like yields MCIRAVSAVQAIMASSAGVIIVTSCEDVMRDRHWLSESYVVFATPYFVFDIYTMFLCYRHRLQVKGHEGGVGVGGYLRRELLLVLHHLFMVLACCPASLSEPDPSLSSPQFCRQGRGDFFQGLLFLAELSTPFVCLGKVLIQFQQQKTLLHKLNGALMILVFFCCRVLLFPYMYLTYSRYLRVPLLRVPLEVPWPCNLGAGLLMGLQVHWFLLICRGALRLLLRPATP; encoded by the exons atGTGTATCAGGGCCGTGTCGGCGGTCCAGGCCATCATGGCGTCTTCGGCTGGCGTCATCATCGTCACTTCCTGTGAGGACGTGATGAGGGACAG GCACTGGCTCTCAGAGTCCTACGTTGTCTTTGCGACGCCCTACTTTGTGTTCGACATCTACACCATGTTCCTCTGCTACAGACACAggctacaggtcaaaggtcacgagGGAGGGGTCGGGGTGGGGGGCTACCTGCGCCGCGAgctccttctggtcctccaccacctcttcatGGTGCTGGCCTGCTGCCCTGCCTCCCTG AGTGAGCCTGACCCGTCTCTGTCTTCCCCCCAGTTCTgcaggcaggggaggggggacttcTTCCAgggtctcctcttcctcgctgaGCTCAGCACGCCCTTCGTGTGTCTGGGGAAGGTTCTGATCCAG TTCCAACAGCAGAAGACTCTCCTCCACAAGCTCAACGGAGCGCTGATGATCCTCGTCTTCTTCTGCTGTCGCGTGCTGCTCTTCCCCTACATGTACCTCACCTACAGCag GTACCTGCGGGTCCCGCTGCTCCGGGTGCCTCTGGAGGTGCCCTGGCCCTGCAACCTGGGGGCCGGCCTCCTGATGGGCCTGCAGGTCCACTGGTTCCTCCTCATCTGCAGGGGAGCCCTCCGCCTTCTGCTCCGCCCAGCGACACCCTGA